In the genome of Solibacillus silvestris, one region contains:
- a CDS encoding DNA helicase, with protein MAPKTIANIQTRCHILLTNTAREAMKEHVPDEHAFFNLQQYFIVAIEKVSVDAEQTHLTIFFDNEKNVKLKNKFEERVVIMDCVFDPKNGLVAKSFRTRGKGTPVVTNRRATMKIRFVASRISGHTYQEPFLKAIDELPIAQERFDYVNKRISSWEGYLKVLNKNADIEDIHARFSSMTFDADFSHMTVRINNLDKKQWKQLEGLSARLRGYVQEIGDVAKIRRNENTVEIALKPYYSNLARKNELQFQSEDIEFSNAATKSQLKRLLKGFERLKEGLAANANLETILFEDKPVIAERRQTIPLDFHNRLNPYQQQAVEGAISSEDLYVIQGPPGTGKTTVISEICYQNAKAGLKTLVASQSNLAVDNALSRLLSNKDIRILRYGRTESIEEEGKKFIEENVATYWQEQTFEAIGHEISLHERKEQLLNNEINQAQNEIAALEQKQKEFELQIEQKEAAKAELHVLAEKILALKKELTECKKELEDNERKLEKLQATQSTVAETVANFEQQLKVGSTVEQLTEQAQQLKEVRENFQQQLTQSHYKAQLDQFQQRFDAVKTKIEKTNETSQYDLLVDKIASLKKVYEIEEFMSEYNIRRNYAMDRLLTALDRIQPQMEQYKPIKDVKERLEKALHYSETALGIHVTPDRLDMGHHYTLEEIQEFLTKLSIAFRDRRVNAQNGTRSIQGIHLRMQYIEQLNNKYMDAIRETVLIFEKLKEEIILQFKEQNDVKAQHLQQLEEEATTVKSQMDAINEKIDPSITLNHSTDELEELLATNELDQMKTETQRQNREKVELQLDKKAGELAVLNEQIALGTETVEQLTVRFKGINSEGVQLEKRRTELEQLTKLNPEQAIIEVNEKIGLLTEKIEMLEVKISLLPVTAELQNEWHGLLKNANAHDLEEIRKLYVKHANVIGTTCVASANKEFMDNYPTFDVVIIDEVSKATPPELLLPMLKGAKIILVGDHHQLPPLVGDATFEETLEQVVKESTTFEEKRELEKLLEESLFERLYNNLPSQNKTMLALQYRMHKNIMSTITPFYENESEQLQCGLEDSDAVRDHFLETFKITRKHHLLWLDIPNKKPYFEERMKEGSSLFNLAELDQIKQQLLELNAATEQAKAQGLIPQDALKSVGVISFYAEQVKRINRLIEQEISVPHLHIRTGSVDKFQGMEMDVIIVSMVRNHDNERGEIGFAKDYRRLNVALSRARELLIMIGSTEMFTKRPKSAKTRDMYAHVLTTVKEQDGYYAV; from the coding sequence ATGGCACCAAAAACAATCGCGAATATTCAAACCCGCTGTCATATTTTATTGACGAATACGGCACGTGAAGCGATGAAGGAGCATGTTCCAGATGAACACGCCTTTTTTAATTTACAGCAATATTTCATTGTAGCGATTGAGAAAGTATCAGTCGATGCAGAGCAGACGCATTTGACCATCTTTTTCGACAATGAAAAAAATGTAAAGCTTAAAAACAAGTTTGAAGAGCGCGTTGTCATCATGGACTGTGTTTTCGACCCGAAAAACGGGCTTGTGGCGAAAAGTTTTCGAACACGCGGCAAAGGGACACCGGTTGTCACAAATCGCCGCGCCACGATGAAAATCCGCTTCGTTGCCTCCCGTATTAGCGGCCATACATACCAGGAGCCGTTTCTAAAGGCAATTGACGAATTGCCGATTGCACAGGAACGCTTTGATTATGTCAATAAGCGAATCAGCAGCTGGGAAGGCTATTTAAAAGTATTGAACAAAAATGCGGACATTGAAGATATTCACGCCCGTTTTTCAAGTATGACGTTTGATGCCGACTTTTCTCATATGACCGTCCGAATTAATAACCTTGATAAAAAGCAGTGGAAACAGCTGGAGGGGCTAAGTGCGCGTTTACGCGGGTATGTCCAGGAAATCGGAGATGTTGCCAAAATCCGTCGTAACGAGAATACCGTCGAAATTGCGTTAAAACCGTATTACAGTAATTTAGCGCGGAAAAATGAGCTTCAGTTCCAATCAGAAGACATCGAATTCTCCAATGCTGCAACGAAATCACAGCTAAAACGCCTTTTAAAAGGGTTTGAACGTTTAAAAGAAGGATTGGCCGCAAATGCGAACCTCGAAACGATTCTATTTGAAGATAAACCAGTCATTGCTGAACGTAGACAAACGATTCCTCTAGATTTTCATAATCGGCTGAATCCTTACCAGCAACAGGCAGTCGAAGGGGCGATTAGTTCCGAAGATCTGTATGTCATTCAGGGTCCGCCGGGTACTGGTAAAACGACAGTTATTTCGGAAATTTGCTATCAAAATGCAAAGGCAGGACTGAAAACACTTGTTGCTTCCCAATCAAACTTAGCAGTCGACAATGCATTAAGCCGGCTTTTATCAAACAAGGATATCCGGATTTTACGCTACGGTCGTACAGAAAGCATTGAAGAAGAAGGGAAAAAGTTCATTGAGGAAAATGTTGCGACCTATTGGCAGGAGCAGACATTCGAAGCAATCGGCCATGAAATTTCGCTGCATGAAAGAAAAGAACAGCTTTTAAATAATGAGATCAATCAAGCACAAAATGAAATTGCAGCACTTGAACAAAAACAAAAAGAGTTCGAACTGCAAATTGAACAAAAAGAAGCGGCAAAAGCCGAATTGCATGTTTTGGCCGAAAAGATCCTGGCATTGAAAAAAGAACTGACTGAATGCAAAAAAGAACTGGAAGACAATGAACGCAAACTGGAAAAACTGCAGGCAACACAGAGCACAGTAGCAGAAACCGTTGCGAATTTTGAACAGCAATTAAAAGTCGGCTCGACTGTCGAGCAACTGACTGAACAAGCACAACAGTTAAAAGAAGTGAGAGAAAACTTCCAGCAGCAACTTACGCAAAGTCACTATAAAGCGCAACTTGATCAATTCCAGCAGCGTTTTGATGCTGTTAAAACGAAAATTGAAAAGACCAACGAAACGTCACAGTATGATTTGCTCGTTGATAAAATTGCCTCTTTGAAAAAAGTGTACGAAATTGAGGAGTTCATGAGTGAATACAATATTCGCCGGAACTATGCAATGGACCGTTTACTTACAGCGCTTGATCGAATTCAGCCGCAAATGGAGCAGTATAAACCGATTAAAGATGTGAAGGAACGGCTGGAAAAGGCATTGCATTACAGTGAAACGGCGTTAGGTATTCATGTAACACCGGACAGGCTGGATATGGGCCATCATTATACGCTTGAAGAAATTCAGGAGTTTTTGACGAAGCTTAGTATCGCTTTTCGGGACCGTCGCGTAAATGCTCAAAACGGAACCCGCTCCATTCAGGGTATTCATTTGCGCATGCAATATATCGAGCAGCTGAACAATAAATATATGGATGCGATCCGTGAAACCGTGCTTATTTTCGAAAAGTTGAAAGAGGAAATCATTCTTCAGTTTAAAGAGCAAAATGATGTGAAAGCACAGCATCTTCAGCAGCTGGAAGAAGAGGCAACTACGGTAAAATCCCAAATGGATGCAATCAATGAAAAAATTGATCCATCGATTACGCTGAACCATTCCACGGACGAGCTGGAAGAACTGCTCGCAACAAATGAACTGGATCAGATGAAAACTGAAACACAGCGCCAAAACCGTGAAAAAGTGGAGCTTCAACTGGATAAAAAAGCGGGGGAGCTGGCAGTTTTAAATGAACAGATTGCCCTTGGTACTGAGACTGTCGAACAGTTAACAGTTCGCTTTAAAGGGATCAACAGCGAAGGCGTCCAGCTTGAAAAACGCCGGACAGAACTTGAACAGCTGACAAAACTGAACCCTGAGCAGGCGATCATTGAAGTAAACGAAAAGATCGGGCTTCTTACAGAAAAGATCGAGATGCTTGAAGTGAAAATCAGTTTGCTTCCGGTGACGGCAGAACTTCAAAACGAATGGCACGGTTTACTGAAAAACGCCAATGCCCATGACTTGGAGGAAATCCGCAAATTGTATGTGAAACATGCCAATGTGATCGGGACAACTTGTGTTGCATCGGCAAATAAAGAGTTTATGGACAACTATCCGACATTTGATGTTGTCATTATTGACGAAGTTTCGAAAGCAACACCACCTGAACTGTTATTGCCGATGTTAAAAGGTGCCAAAATCATTTTAGTTGGGGATCATCACCAGCTGCCGCCACTTGTCGGGGATGCGACGTTTGAAGAGACATTGGAGCAAGTTGTGAAGGAAAGTACAACATTTGAAGAAAAACGGGAGCTTGAAAAGTTACTGGAAGAATCATTGTTCGAGCGTCTTTATAACAATCTGCCGTCACAAAACAAAACAATGCTCGCACTTCAATATCGTATGCATAAAAATATTATGTCAACTATCACACCGTTTTACGAAAATGAATCCGAACAGCTGCAATGCGGGTTAGAGGATTCAGATGCTGTACGTGACCATTTCCTTGAAACATTCAAAATTACGCGGAAACACCATTTACTATGGCTCGATATTCCGAACAAAAAGCCGTATTTTGAAGAGCGTATGAAGGAAGGTTCGAGTCTATTCAATTTGGCTGAGCTGGATCAAATTAAACAGCAGCTGCTTGAATTGAATGCAGCGACAGAACAAGCGAAAGCACAAGGATTGATTCCGCAGGACGCATTAAAATCGGTTGGCGTTATTTCTTTCTACGCTGAGCAAGTAAAACGCATCAACCGTTTGATTGAACAGGAAATCAGTGTACCGCATTTACACATCCGTACAGGATCAGTCGATAAATTCCAAGGGATGGAGATGGATGTGATTATCGTCAGCATGGTGCGGAACCATGACAATGAGCGCGGAGAAATCGGGTTTGCGAAAGATTACCGCCGCCTTAATGTTGCATTATCCCGCGCAAGGGAACTGCTGATCATGATCGGCAGTACTGAAATGTTCACAAAGCGGCCTAAAAGCGCGAAAACACGGGATATGTATGCCCATGTATTAACGACAGTAAAAGAGCAAGACGGCTATTATGCTGTGTAG
- a CDS encoding nucleoside-diphosphate sugar epimerase, with product MDLQNTVLQLQKELIQNPSIEIKKQMQYAIPIHTLEVKYHPVMRNAMDILMKMMLISFEKAKLKNVELLAEILLVEPLFIHDLTNKMLRLGMIVKEQEFALTAKGKAQLESGIFEEELEETSYFIQYSPIHEQPLDGDLEEFADLEEFPEPFPTIETEEIEAIEEAVLIEFIQQQLSEQPVAEDEVPHYITSVVSTESIQINDIPVLCFLLFDQKENRHFVRVYNTLTRVWDEQLETMLFNIEKEQL from the coding sequence ATGGATTTACAAAATACAGTTTTACAGCTGCAGAAAGAACTCATCCAAAACCCGTCCATTGAAATAAAAAAGCAAATGCAATATGCCATTCCGATTCACACATTGGAAGTGAAATATCATCCGGTGATGCGCAATGCGATGGATATTTTAATGAAGATGATGCTCATTTCATTTGAGAAGGCAAAGCTGAAAAATGTAGAGTTATTAGCCGAAATTTTGTTAGTGGAACCGTTATTTATTCATGATTTGACGAATAAAATGTTACGACTGGGTATGATTGTGAAGGAACAGGAATTTGCACTTACCGCTAAGGGTAAGGCACAGCTGGAATCGGGCATTTTTGAAGAGGAGCTTGAAGAAACAAGTTATTTTATTCAATACAGCCCGATCCATGAGCAGCCACTGGATGGTGATCTGGAGGAATTTGCGGATTTGGAGGAGTTTCCGGAGCCTTTCCCGACAATCGAAACGGAAGAAATCGAAGCAATTGAAGAAGCGGTGCTGATTGAATTCATTCAGCAGCAACTATCCGAACAACCGGTTGCGGAAGATGAAGTACCGCATTATATTACAAGTGTTGTTTCGACGGAATCGATCCAGATTAATGATATACCGGTCCTATGTTTTTTGCTTTTCGATCAAAAGGAAAACAGACATTTTGTACGGGTATACAATACATTGACACGTGTATGGGATGAACAGCTGGAGACAATGTTATTCAATATAGAAAAAGAGCAGCTTTAG
- a CDS encoding homoserine O-succinyltransferase: MPINIPKHLPAGELLRKEKIFVMEEDRAKTQQIRPLNILVFNLMPEKEKTELQLLRLLGNTPLQVDVTFLNTATYESKNVSKSHLDTFYRTFDQVKHRRFDGLIITGAPVEKMDFEDVGYWNEITHVMDWADEHVTSIMYICWGAQAALYHHFGIGKFELPKKCSGVYSHVITDLTVDLVRGFSDEYVAPHSRHTSVSIDEVRAHPDLRLLSYSDDAGVFIVQSKNNKHIMITGHLEYDATTLSDEYFRDIEKDPDNTEIPINYFPNNDPLQAPKNVWRAHSHLLFYNWLNYYVYQETPYEWHYVDENIEYHI; this comes from the coding sequence ATGCCGATTAATATCCCGAAACATTTACCGGCGGGAGAGCTGCTTAGAAAAGAGAAGATTTTCGTTATGGAGGAAGACCGTGCGAAAACGCAACAAATTCGACCGTTAAATATTTTAGTGTTTAATTTAATGCCTGAAAAAGAAAAAACCGAGCTGCAATTGCTGCGCTTACTCGGTAATACACCATTACAGGTAGATGTGACATTTTTAAACACGGCTACATACGAATCAAAAAATGTTTCCAAATCGCATTTAGATACATTTTACCGAACGTTCGACCAAGTGAAGCACCGTCGCTTTGATGGGCTCATTATTACAGGAGCGCCAGTAGAGAAAATGGATTTTGAAGATGTTGGCTACTGGAATGAGATTACGCATGTTATGGACTGGGCAGATGAACATGTCACTTCGATTATGTATATATGTTGGGGCGCCCAAGCTGCCTTGTATCACCATTTTGGCATTGGAAAATTCGAATTGCCGAAGAAATGCTCCGGTGTTTATTCCCATGTGATTACGGATTTAACAGTAGATTTAGTGCGGGGATTCAGTGATGAGTATGTGGCACCGCATTCACGCCACACGTCGGTTTCAATTGATGAAGTGCGGGCACACCCTGACTTGCGACTATTAAGCTATTCGGATGATGCAGGCGTGTTTATCGTTCAATCGAAAAACAATAAACATATTATGATTACAGGGCATCTGGAATATGATGCAACGACACTATCCGATGAGTACTTCCGAGATATTGAGAAAGATCCGGACAATACGGAAATTCCGATCAACTATTTCCCGAATAACGACCCGTTGCAGGCACCGAAAAATGTTTGGCGTGCCCATTCGCATCTGTTGTTCTACAACTGGCTGAACTACTACGTATACCAAGAAACGCCGTATGAATGGCATTACGTCGATGAAAATATTGAATATCATATTTAA
- a CDS encoding molybdenum ABC transporter ATP-binding protein, producing MIHIENIHLYRNDKKILNDLSWHVQKGQHWAILGLNGSGKTTLLKVINGYIWPNEGKVQVLGETYGKTYIPKLRTRIGWVSNAMIDNFNWQDNAIEIVLSGKFGALRLFNDVTEEEIDHAVSIMEHFHCDHLANKSFEHLSQGERQRVQIARAIMADPEILILDEPCGGLDLIERENLLQTIEQIAQAENGPTLIYVTHHVEEILPCFSHVLLMKDGKNVEANAREVVLTDELLSDFFGREISLQIERERAWVAIK from the coding sequence ATGATACATATTGAAAATATCCATTTATATCGCAATGACAAAAAGATTTTAAATGATTTAAGCTGGCATGTACAAAAAGGACAGCATTGGGCTATTTTAGGGTTAAACGGATCCGGCAAAACGACGTTGCTGAAAGTTATTAACGGCTATATTTGGCCAAATGAAGGTAAGGTCCAAGTACTGGGTGAAACATATGGCAAGACGTATATACCGAAACTGCGGACGCGGATCGGCTGGGTCAGCAATGCGATGATCGATAACTTCAACTGGCAGGATAATGCAATTGAAATCGTGCTCAGCGGAAAATTCGGTGCCCTTCGCCTTTTCAATGATGTGACGGAAGAAGAAATTGACCATGCGGTTTCTATTATGGAGCATTTTCACTGTGACCATTTAGCAAATAAATCATTCGAGCATTTGTCTCAAGGTGAACGGCAGCGTGTTCAAATAGCAAGGGCCATTATGGCTGATCCGGAAATTTTAATATTGGATGAGCCATGTGGCGGTCTGGACTTAATCGAACGGGAAAACTTGCTGCAAACAATAGAACAGATTGCACAAGCAGAAAACGGCCCTACCCTAATTTACGTGACGCATCATGTAGAAGAAATACTTCCTTGTTTTAGCCATGTACTTTTAATGAAAGACGGAAAAAATGTCGAAGCCAATGCACGCGAAGTTGTTTTAACAGACGAATTATTAAGCGATTTCTTCGGGCGGGAAATTAGTTTGCAGATCGAACGCGAACGTGCCTGGGTCGCAATTAAATAA